The Parafrankia irregularis sequence GCCCAGACCGCGCCGGGCAGCCTCGTCGTCGACATCGTCGCGGTGGATCCGGCCACGGTGTCAGCCGCCGAGACCCTGGCATCGGCGTTGCGCCGCGCTGGCCATCCGACCTATGTGACGGACGTGACCGGCCTGCGGGGGGTCCTCGCGTCCGCGGGGGCGGAGATCCGCGCCCGCGAGGAGGCGGCGCTCGCCGGGCAGGGTGGTGCCGCGTCGACCACCCGGCTGCTGGTCGTCTTCGCCCTGGACGCGGGCCGGGCTGGTCTGGAGGCGCGTGACGACGCCTCGCGGCGGTCCGGGCTGGACGATCTGCGGACCCTGACGCGTCGCGGCCCGGCGGCCGGGGTGCACCTGCTGGGCTGGTGGCGTGCCCCGTCCCGGCTCGCCGACGACCTGGGGCCCGGGCACCGGGACGACATCGCCGCCTGGGTCGCCACCGGGCTGCCCGGGGGGGACCTGTTCGGACTGGCCGGGCACCGTCCGGTCACGGCCGGTACGACCCCGAACCGGGCCGTGCTGTTCGACCGGCACGTCCAGGCCGAACCACGCACGGTTGTCCCCTTCGCGCCCCTTGAGACCCGGTCCGGTGCTGACAATGGGACGGCGGTCTGACGGGGTGGCGGAGGTCGACGACGAGTGGTGGAGGGACGGCGTGCGAGGTGAACACGACGAGGGCCCCGGCGCGGTGACCGACGGGGAGCCCGGAGCGGTGACCGACGACGCGTCCGCCTACAGCCTCGCCGAGCTGCCGGGCCGGCACCTCGTGCCCTCGCCGGTGCCCTCCCCGGTGTTCTCGGCGTCGGCGTCGGCCGCGATGGCGATGGAGTTCGCCCAGCCGCCCGGCGGCTACGCCAGGCCGCTGCCCGCCGCCGCGGCGCCGGGCAGCCACCCGGTGGCACTGGTTCCCCCGGCGACCGGGCAACCGGCGTCGGTCGAGCATCCCCTGGTCGCCGCGAACCGCTACCGGGAGCTCATGGGCGCCTCCGACACGGTGCGGGCCCTGCTCGCGCAACGGCTGGCCGAACGGCAGGAGGGCCACGACGTCCTCGCCCGTCGCCACCGGGCCGCGGCCGAGGACATCCGCTCCCGGGTCGCCGTGGTCTGGTCCCAGGTCGGCGGCTCGTTGGAATCGCATGGGCTGGACGGCCTCGACCAGCTGCGACCGCGGGAGGGCACCGAGCCCGACGTCGAGGCCGTCTACCAGCAGTACGCGGGCGACCTGGACGGGCTCGGCGGCGGTCGCGGCGGTCGCGGTCGCGGTGGTCGCGGTGCCCCCGCCGCCGTCGCGCTCCCCGGTGAGAAGCGGCTCGGCGCGGCGGCCTCGATCGATGGCGGCGGGATCGACGGCCGCGGGAAGGGCGGCCGCGGCCGCTCGCAGGCACCCGTCGACGGGCTCGTCGGTGCCGACGACCTCGTCGACCCGGAGCGGGCGAGGAAACTGGCCTACCGCCTGTGCCTGGAGGTGATGTCCCGCTCCGCCGAGCTTCGGGCCGTCACCAAAGGGGTCCCCACCGGGTCGAGCGGGCTGATCGTGGCGCTGGTCTGCGTGCTTGCGGGTGCGCTCACGGTGGCGGCCCGGGTGTTCGGGGAGGCGTCGGCGCTGCCCTGCCTGGTCGCGGCCGGGGCGCTCGGCGCCGTGGCGGTGGTCGCCAGCGCGGACGCGTCCGCCGTGTCCGCCGCGCGTTCGGCCCTGCTCGCGGCGGGCTCGGCGGGAGTGGCGGTTCTCGCGACCTTCCGTTTTGTGCCGATCGAGCCGGCGGGGACAATTGGTGCCCTGGCCTGCCTCGCTCTCGCGATGCGCTTCGGGCTCGGCGTGGGCGCCGGCGCGAGCACAGGCACGGGTGCGGGTCCGGCGGGTGGCGGCCGGAGCAGGCGGAGCTGAGCGGCCGGCGGCGACGTCGCCGGGCGGGCGGGGCGTTGATCGGCTGGCGGAACGTTGATCGGCTGGCGGAACGTTGATCGGCTGAAGGAACGGAGTGCACGGTGGCAGGGACGATCGCCGACGTCAAGGCGCAGCTCGACGAGGCGTTCCGGCGAACCGAGGAGGTCACGGGCCAGCTCGAGGGCGCGCTGAACATGATCGAGGAGGCGCAGGCGATGGTCGTCGCGGCGACCGACGGCAGTGAGCACCTCGCCGTCGAACAGCTCACCAGCGCCCTGGTCGAGACCCGCGACAGCCTGGAGAACGCGCTCGCGGCGCTAGGGTCCGCGGTCCAGGAGGTCAAGGTCTACCGGGACACCCTGTAGGCAGGAGAAAGTAGGCCGCGATCGCGTCCGGCGCGGAACACGTTCGGCGGAACACGCGGAACACGCGGAAAACGTGGCGCGGAACACATCGTGGCGTAGGGCACATCGCGGCTGCGGGCAGTCACCGGGTCCCGCCGGCCCGCAGGCGGCTCGGCGGGATCGCCCGCGGACGTCTGACCAGGTGTTGCGCAGTACTGTGCCGAACGGGCTCGCCTCGGCGCGACCGAAGCCGATCCTTGCACGGGCAGTGTGGATATGGTGACCGGACGAATTTCCGGGTAACACCTCTCCAGCCACGCGGCGACGCGGTGCATCCGGTTTCCAGGCTCACTACAGTCCGGGTTGTCCCGTGCGCCCGACCCTTCGGTGGGCTCCGGCCGACAGTGTCCGCATTGCCGGCCGAGTGCCTGCCGTTCGACAGCCGGGCACCATGACGACCAGGAGGGCTCCTTCTGCCGTGTCGGATATCGACCTGCTCGATCTCCCGCTGGTTCTGTTGTCCAACCGAGGTCCTGTCAGCTTCGATCGCGATACGTCCGGCCGAACCGTCAACCGGGGTGCCGGCGGGCTGGTCTCCGCCCTGTCCGGCCTGGCGGAGCATCTGGATGACGCCGTCTGGGTCTGTGGCGCGGCGACCGCCGAGGACGCCGCCGTCGCCGCGGAGAACGATGGCGGCGCGATCCTGGTGCAGACCCAGCCCTTCCCACACGCGGTGGAGGGAGACCCGGACGGCCCGTCGATCAGGGTGCGTCTGGTGGTGACCGACCCGGCCGCCTACGCCGACTTCTACAGCGTGTGGTCGAACCCGATCCTGTGGTTCATCCAGCATGGTCTGTACGGGCGGTCGCTGGCACCGGTGCTCACCCGCGCCGAGCACGACGCGTTCGAGCGGGGCTACGCGGCGGTCAACCGCGCCTACGCCGACGCGGTCGCCGACGAGGTCCGGTCACGTGGCGGCAAGGCGCTGGTGCTGCTGCAGGACTACCACTTCTACCTGGTCGCCGAGCACGTCCGCGAGCAGTGCCCGGACGTCGTGCTCACCCACTTCGTCCACATTCCCTGGCCGGGTCCGGACGAGTGGCGGGTGCTGCCGGGTGACATCCGTGAACGTCTCCTGCGTGGTCTTCTCGGCAGCGACGTCGTCGGCTTCCACACCCGCCGCTACGCCCGGAACTTCGTCCTGTGCGCCGGCGAGCTGCTCGGGCTGCCCATCAACCTCGACGAGCTGACCGTCCAGGTCAACGACCGGACGGTGCGGGCGCGCTACTACCCGATCTCGGTCGATCCGGCCGCGCTCGACGCCACCCTCGCCAGCGAGGAGGTCGCCGCGCACGTCGCGATGCTGCGCTATGTCTTCCTCGATGACGACCGCCAGCTGGTGCTGCGCGTCGACCGCACCGACCCCAGCAAGAACGTGGTCCGCGGCTTCCTGGCCTTCGGAACGCTGCTGGACCAGCATCCGGAGCTGGTCGGGCGGGTGAGCTTCCTGGCACTGCTCCAGCCGAGCCGCACGGACGTCCCGGAGTACGCCGACTACATCGCACTGATCGGCGCCGTCGTCGCGGAGATCAACGCGAGGCACACCAAGGAGGGGCGACAGCCGATCGATCTGCGCATGGTGGAGGACTTCACCCTCGCGGTCGGCGCCTACTCGATCTGCGACGTGCTGATGGTCAACGCGATCGCTGACGGGATGAACCTGGTGGCCAAGGAGGTGGCGATCGTCAACCGGCGCGGCGGCGTGCTGGCCCTGTCGGAGATGGCAGGCGCGCACGAGGAGCTGGGCGAGTTCGCCGTGACGCTGCACCCGTTCGACGTCCAGCAGATGGCCGACGCCCTCTACGAGGCCCTGGTCATGCCCATGGACGAACGCCACCGCAGGCTGGCGGCCGCGGCCGAGCAGGTCCGCACCCACGATGTCCGGCGCTGGCTCAACGACCAGTTGGTGGATCTGCGTCACCTGGCCGGATTCGGCTGAGTCGTGCCCCGTGCGGGTACGCTCGGCGGGAGGTCGGGCATGTGTGCCATGGTCGAGACAGGAGTGGACGTGTCGGATACCGGTCATGTGAAGGCCAACATGGGGTCCTGGGCCGCGGTGTACATCCTCATCGTGGGCTTTGTCCTGGGCACCCTCGCGCTGATCCTCGGCTCGGTGCCGCTGTGGATCGGGACGGCGGTGGCGCTGGTCGCCGGTGCCGGTCTGGCTCTGGTCTCCAACATCATGGAGCAGGCCTACTAGAACGCCGGCCCACCCGCGTCGTCGTGCCAGGCCGGCCGGCGCCGGACCGGAGGTGAGCCTCCGCCCTGGCGCCGGCTTTGCCTTGTCGGCTCCCGGCCAAGGTTCGTGATCAGACGTCGGTGGCCTGCTCGGGCGTGCCGGCGGCCTCCCGCAGCGAGCGTGGGGTGACGAAGTCGACCAGCCGTGTGGAGGCGGGTCCGATCTCGCTCCACCGTGGCACGGTCAGGTCCTGGACGGCCAGCGCGGCCGTCGGGAAGGTCGGCACCCGGTGCCGCTCCGGCGGGCTGAGCAGGCCCATGGCGAGGCTGTGCAGGCCCGGGTTGTGGCCGACGACGAGTACCGAGGGCACGCCGTCATCGACCTGACGAAGGCGCATGAGCAGGTCGTTCGCCTCGGCGAGGTAGAGCTGGTCCTCGACCAGGACGGGGACGCTGCTCGGCAGGGCATGTGCGAGATGCGCGACCGTCTCCCGGGTGCGCACCGCGGAGGAGCACAGCACCAGGTCGGGTTCCAGCCCGGCGGCGACCAGGTGGTCGGCGATCAGCGCGATGCTGGTACGGCCCTTCGGCGAGAGCGGCCGGTCCTGGTCGCGCATCGTCGGGTCGGTCGCCACATCGGACTTCGCGTGCCGCAGCAGCAACAGGCGGGGGGAACGTCTCACCGTGCGACTCCGGCGTGCGTGGCGGCTCCGGTGTGGAGGGTTGGCCGCCCCGGTGACGCCGGCGTGGTTCCGCCAGCGGCCGGGTCACGCCATCCGCCCGTGATCCCTGCGTGATCCCCGTCGGCACCGGACACGTCAGCTCCTCCCGTCCGTCACAGCTCGAACGCTCCCCGCGCGAGCCAGGTTCGCCGCGACGACTCGCAGACTGCCGACATCCGGACGTCCTCGTCAATCGCGGTGCCCGTTGCGGTGCCCACATACGGTGCCCACAGCGGTGGAGCTGCCGGGACGACGACCACGGCCCGATCACCATCCAAAGTGATCGGGCCGTGTGATGTCGCGGGGCGTGTGATGTTGCCGGGAAGGTCGGCCGGCCGGTGCTGCGGCCTGCCGAGGGCTGGCCTGCCGAGGGCTGGCCAGCCGGGAGGTCAGCTCGCGACGGAGATCGTCAGCAGCAGGCGGTCGGCGGCGGCGAGCGCGTCGTCGGCGTTCAGCCGGCCACGGGGGATCAGGGTCGAGCGCTGGTCCGAGGTCAGCCCGCCCCAGACACCGTGCTCCTCCTGACGGAAGATCGCGGTAGCCAGGCAGGCGCGCTGGACCGGACAGCCGGAGCAGATCTTGCGGGCGCGGGACTCGGCGGCGGCGCGGGCCTTGGTGTTACGCCCGTCCGGCGGGAAGAAGGCGTCGGGGTCGCCGTCGCGGCAGGCGGCATCCTGGCGCCAGTAGACCGGCCAGCCCTCGCCGAACGGCTGCGGCGGCAGATCCCGACCAGGCAGAACGGGTACACCGGCGCTCATCGCGCGACCTCCGTCCGGACCGAGTCGGACGGCGGCGGGGACATGGGTTCGGCGGGGCTACCGACCGGTAGCATGCCGGGCATCGTGGGCATACCGTCTCCTGCTGACGTTGCAAAGGCGGACAGGTGCGCTGCGGACAGGCAATACCCGGCGTTGCGCCAGACGCCGGACTGGTGGTGGGGCCTACCTGCTACAAGCCGAGAGCCCCCGGGCCCGTCCATGTGGTGCGACCGGAAGGTTCCGGTCTCCCGCACGGAAACGGGCCCGTCTCGTCTCGTTAACCGAGGAACGTAGACTTCTCTCGAGCGGATAGCAAGGGTTCCGAAACGCCCACGTCCGGTCCTCTGTGGAGGTCGATGATCCGTCGGCTGACGTGGCCGCGGGTCTCACCCTCTCAAGCTCCCCGTAACCATGTAACTGCTTTGGTCCGACGTGTGCTGCAGGTCTCGTGTCTGCGAATGTTCCTGTCACGCAGGCTTTTTGGGTAGTCAGCAAGATCGTTTGTTGGGTGCCGGGTGGGGCCGCCGTGACGTATGGGGGTGCCTGATCTACCTGATCCGCTGCCGGGTCGGGCTCCGGTTGCCGGCAGGTAAAGGGGTGCTGGCCGCCGTCCCGGAGTTCAGATCGGCGGCCGGCGGGGGCCGAAATGTGCTGAGGACCACACAGGGGTACGGGCGTCGTTGGGCGTCCGGCGTCAGCCTCGGGTGATCGGTAGGCCCGCCGCGGCCCAGGCGTGGAACCCGCCGATCACGTCGGTCGCCGCGGTCAGCTGAAGATCCAGCAGCGCCGCCGCGGCGAGGCTCGAGGTGTAGCCCTCCGAACAGATGATGATCGGCCTGATGTCGTCGCCGGTGGCGAAGGCCGCCCGAGCCTCGCAGGTCGGATCGAGACGCCATTCGAGCACGTTGCGCTCGATGATCACGGCGGCCGGAATCGCGCCCTCGGCCGCCCGCTGCGCGGCCGGCCGGATGTCGATCAGGATGGCGCCGGCGGCGACGGCCGCCGCAGCGTCGTCGGGCGTGAGCCGATCCAGGCGGGCCCGCGCGGCCGCCAGCATCGCGTCGACACGGCTGCCGCTCGCGCCACTGCTCACACCGAGGCCGCCACCGGCCGTGCTGCGGCTGCCGCCGTCACCGCCACCGTCACCGGCACCGCCGCCACCCGGGCCGCCGCCACCCGTACCGCCGTCGCTCACACCGCCGTCGCTCACACCGACATCCCGGACGTCAGGCGGGGGTGGCCCGCACGGGGCCGCGGCGCGAACGGGTCCGTCGTCGGCGGGGCCGCGGTCGTGACCCGTGCCGCCCCGGCGCCGGCACCGGCGGCGACGGCCGCTGACCGGGCACCGCGCTGTGCGACGTCCGCCCGGTCGAGCGGTACGGGCTGGTCGAGAGAGGCGAGCTGGCGAGGCGCGTAGCGCAGGGGAAGCTCGGGGGGCGAATAGGCGTGGATGGTGGTCGCCCGCAGCTGGCCGCGGTTCACGATCCGGTGCACGTGGTCGGTGCCGAACCCGGCCACCGCACCGGTGCCGTGCTGGCGGGTCCGGGAGATGCTCCAGTCCCGACCACACTCGTCCTCGTCCAGGACGCCCGCCGCGACCGCCAACGCGCCGAGCGCGCCGCCGTGGTCGTGGATGTCCGTCTGCTGGCCGGGGCACCAGCCGATGAGCCACACCTCGACGGCGCCGGACAGGACCAGGCGTGTGTACCAGCGCCGTCGCGGATCGTGGCGCACCAGTGGCTGCCAGAGGTGCTCGGCCGCGGCGAGGCCGGCGACCAGGTCACGCAGATCGGGCAGGTCCAGCTCGCGCGGCTCGTCGGCCAGGAAGCGCTCGGGCACGAACGGGACGCCGGCCCGGATGGCGGCAGGTGCCGTCGACGTGGGCTGGACCGACTGGAGCAGGGCGGGATGGATCAGGGGCATCGAAGCTCCTTCGAACACCGTCGCCGCTGCGACGGACCACTGGAGGACACCGTGAGGCGTCCGCGGATCGGCCGGGGGCACGGCGTCGACCGGAACGTTCATGGGCGCGGGGCCTGGTTGCGCCGGACGGCAGGCGCGTGGCCACGGGCGGGCCTGCCCGGAGTGGGGTGAGGCGCGAGTGTGTGCCGCGTGTGGGCGCTTTGGCAGCCACGTGCGGCCCGGCAGCCACCCCGCGGCCATGCCCGGGAGCGCCTGCGCCGCGCTCGGGCGGTCTCGTCGCTCTCGCCCCGCCAGGGCTGCGGCCTGCCGGCCACCGCCCGCGGAGCCACCGACGGGGCTGGCCGCAGGTGGGGCGGCCATGCCCGCGGCAGGTCACCGTGGGGAGAGGTCGGAGGGCTCGCGGAACTCGGACGCTGCCGCGTGGGCCGCGGCGGTGCACTCGTCGTCGCGAAGAACCCGCAGCTACGAGGAGCTGTCAGGGGGCGATGAGGCGGCGCAGCGCCGTGTCGGACCTGAGGGCAGGCTACGCGGCGTCACGCCGCGGCCTGCGAAGTCAGGCCCGGGTCATACAGGCCGCGGCGACGACCCTGCTCAGGTCGGTCACGCGGTCGCTGTGCAGAAGGAAGCCAGAGGCGGCCATGCATGAACTGTACGCCAACGCGGTGCGGTCTCGTGGCAGGGCGCAGTTCGTTCGATACACCCGGCAGTGTCCCAGACCGGCGCCTGTCTGGTTATCGTCACGTGAGGCCTGTGGACGGGAGATGCGAGATGGTCCAGACCGGCTCGGGGACGGACGCACTCGTGGCCTCGGCGGGCAGCGCTGGTTCCAGCGGGAGTGCACACGGCCCGCCGACGACGCCGACGGGGGAGATCTTCACGGTGCAGAGCCGCATGCGCGGCCTGCTGGACGCCGTCGTCGACGTCGCCCGTGAGCTGAGCCTCCCCGTCACCCTGCACCGCATCGCGCAGGCGGCGCGTTCGCTGGTGGACTGCGAGCTGGGCGTGCTGGGGGTGCTGGGCCCGGACGGTCAGATCACGGACCTGATCAGCGGCGGTGGGACCGGTGACGAGGTCCCGGCCGGCATCGTCCGGATGCCGCGCGGGCGGGGCCTGATCGGCGAGCCCGCCGGGGAGCATCCGGCGCCGGCCGCGGCGGTGACAGGCGCGGTTGTCGTGTCGCCCCAGGCCCTCGGCTTCCCGCCCGGCGGCTGCAGCTTCCTGACCTTCCTACGGGTGCCGATCGCCGTGCGCGGCGAGGCGTTCGGGAATCTGTACCTCGCCGGCAAACGCGGCCCGGAGTTCACCCAGGAGGACGAGGACCTCGTCGGCGCACTGGCCGCCGCGGTGGGCTTCGCCATCGAGAACGCACGTCTCTACGAGGCGACCAGGCGGCGTCAGGCGTGGCTCACGGCGAGTGCCGAGATCACCACGGCGCTGCTGTCGGTGGCGGAGCCGGTCGAGGCACTCGGGCTCGTCGCGCGGCGGGCCAGGCAGGTCACCTCGGCACGCCTGGCCGCGATCGTCTCGCCGGCGCGCACGGCCCGCGCGGGCGCCGCCGGGCCGGCCCGGACCGGCCCGTGGCGGCCCGCGGCGGTGCCTGGTGTGCCCGGTGCGTACGGCTCCTCGGGTTCCTCGGAGGCCTCCGATCCGTCCGGTGTCCCGGGTGCGTCCGGTGCGTCGGGTCGGCCGGGTGCGTACGGCGACGGGTTCGCGGTGCCGCTGGAGATCGCGGTGGCCGACGGGGCGGGCGCGGAGAGCCTGCAGGGGCGGAGCCTGCCCGAGTCGACGGGCCTGCTCGGCGTCATGCGGGCCGGCCGGGCCAGGATCATTCCGCCGGAGCGGGTGGACCCCGCCGCCCGCGATCTGCTGGGTGAGGTCGTCGACGGGCTCGAGATCGGCGCCGTGATGATCGTTCCGCTGTTGGCGGCGGGGCGGCCGCTGGGGATTCTGGTGCTTGCGGCACCCCCGGGAGTGGCCGTCTTCGAGCACCTCGACCTGGAGATGGCGGCGGCGTTCGCCGGGCATGCGGCCCTCGCGCTGGAGATGGCCCGGGTGCAGCGCGAGCGGGAACGGCTCGCCGTGTTCGAGGAACGCGACCGCATCGCCCGGGATCTGCACGACGTGGTCATCCAGCGGCTGTTCGCCACCGGTCTGCAGATCCAGGGCCTGTCGCGGGTGATCGACGACGCCGCGGCGGCCCGGCTGACCTCCGCCGTCCGCGAGCTGGATCAGACGATCGCCGACATCCGACAGACGATCTTCTCGCTGACGGCGGCCTCCGGGGCGGTCGACCTGCGGGCGGAGATCGCGGCGATCGTCGCCCAGGCCGAACAGGCGCTCGCCATCCGGCCGACCGTGCGTATCGACGGCCCGGTCGACCGCGGCATACCCACGGTGATCCACCCGCATCTGCTGGCAGCCATCCGTGAGGCGCTGTCGAACATCGCTCGCCACGCTCGGGCCACTCGGATCCA is a genomic window containing:
- a CDS encoding WhiB family transcriptional regulator; the encoded protein is MSAGVPVLPGRDLPPQPFGEGWPVYWRQDAACRDGDPDAFFPPDGRNTKARAAAESRARKICSGCPVQRACLATAIFRQEEHGVWGGLTSDQRSTLIPRGRLNADDALAAADRLLLTISVAS
- a CDS encoding cysteine dioxygenase, with the translated sequence MPLIHPALLQSVQPTSTAPAAIRAGVPFVPERFLADEPRELDLPDLRDLVAGLAAAEHLWQPLVRHDPRRRWYTRLVLSGAVEVWLIGWCPGQQTDIHDHGGALGALAVAAGVLDEDECGRDWSISRTRQHGTGAVAGFGTDHVHRIVNRGQLRATTIHAYSPPELPLRYAPRQLASLDQPVPLDRADVAQRGARSAAVAAGAGAGAARVTTAAPPTTDPFAPRPRAGHPRLTSGMSV
- a CDS encoding alpha,alpha-trehalose-phosphate synthase (UDP-forming) is translated as MSDIDLLDLPLVLLSNRGPVSFDRDTSGRTVNRGAGGLVSALSGLAEHLDDAVWVCGAATAEDAAVAAENDGGAILVQTQPFPHAVEGDPDGPSIRVRLVVTDPAAYADFYSVWSNPILWFIQHGLYGRSLAPVLTRAEHDAFERGYAAVNRAYADAVADEVRSRGGKALVLLQDYHFYLVAEHVREQCPDVVLTHFVHIPWPGPDEWRVLPGDIRERLLRGLLGSDVVGFHTRRYARNFVLCAGELLGLPINLDELTVQVNDRTVRARYYPISVDPAALDATLASEEVAAHVAMLRYVFLDDDRQLVLRVDRTDPSKNVVRGFLAFGTLLDQHPELVGRVSFLALLQPSRTDVPEYADYIALIGAVVAEINARHTKEGRQPIDLRMVEDFTLAVGAYSICDVLMVNAIADGMNLVAKEVAIVNRRGGVLALSEMAGAHEELGEFAVTLHPFDVQQMADALYEALVMPMDERHRRLAAAAEQVRTHDVRRWLNDQLVDLRHLAGFG
- a CDS encoding SixA phosphatase family protein; translation: MRRSPRLLLLRHAKSDVATDPTMRDQDRPLSPKGRTSIALIADHLVAAGLEPDLVLCSSAVRTRETVAHLAHALPSSVPVLVEDQLYLAEANDLLMRLRQVDDGVPSVLVVGHNPGLHSLAMGLLSPPERHRVPTFPTAALAVQDLTVPRWSEIGPASTRLVDFVTPRSLREAAGTPEQATDV
- a CDS encoding GAF domain-containing sensor histidine kinase, with amino-acid sequence MVQTGSGTDALVASAGSAGSSGSAHGPPTTPTGEIFTVQSRMRGLLDAVVDVARELSLPVTLHRIAQAARSLVDCELGVLGVLGPDGQITDLISGGGTGDEVPAGIVRMPRGRGLIGEPAGEHPAPAAAVTGAVVVSPQALGFPPGGCSFLTFLRVPIAVRGEAFGNLYLAGKRGPEFTQEDEDLVGALAAAVGFAIENARLYEATRRRQAWLTASAEITTALLSVAEPVEALGLVARRARQVTSARLAAIVSPARTARAGAAGPARTGPWRPAAVPGVPGAYGSSGSSEASDPSGVPGASGASGRPGAYGDGFAVPLEIAVADGAGAESLQGRSLPESTGLLGVMRAGRARIIPPERVDPAARDLLGEVVDGLEIGAVMIVPLLAAGRPLGILVLAAPPGVAVFEHLDLEMAAAFAGHAALALEMARVQRERERLAVFEERDRIARDLHDVVIQRLFATGLQIQGLSRVIDDAAAARLTSAVRELDQTIADIRQTIFSLTAASGAVDLRAEIAAIVAQAEQALAIRPTVRIDGPVDRGIPTVIHPHLLAAIREALSNIARHARATRIQVLVRVTNTDVSVQVRDDGCGPGGASRSSGLANLRRRALDLGGRMEFGPGEGGIGTTVRWHVPLVQPVPVPRALSRLGHTAPPGVTTPGGVVDPGNRGDRAPGAL
- a CDS encoding rhodanese-like domain-containing protein, producing MLAAARARLDRLTPDDAAAAVAAGAILIDIRPAAQRAAEGAIPAAVIIERNVLEWRLDPTCEARAAFATGDDIRPIIICSEGYTSSLAAAALLDLQLTAATDVIGGFHAWAAAGLPITRG